The segment TTCTTCATGTGCATTATAGATTCTTTAGTCATATCTACAACGGAATAATCCATAAATTAATTTGTAAATGTTCCTTTTGTAATCAAACCAATGAGCGGTACAATGCTATTTGGTGGGTCGGGACCTTCAAATTTTATTGAAATGGTATCTTTTTCAGAAATTATCTGTAACGAACCTATAGATCCATCATCACAGCCCGGACAGCCATTTATTTTAGGTAAAACCCTTATAGAATCTAATATAAATGACTGGTTTATCTGTTGCCAATCGGTTTTTGTAAGCTTGATGGTATCTTTTTTTATCTTTAGCTCGGGACTAGGAATCGCTTTTCCTGGTGTTTGGATAACTTTCTTGAAATTTTTATTTATAATAAACGTGTAGTCACAATATCCCTTGCACATCGCTGAGCTGTATTGTAATTTAATTTTGGTAATTGCTTCTTGTTTCTGTTGGCAAGAAGTGCTCCCATAAACCAATACAAAAAGGATTAATAGTGCTTTCATACTCTTCAAATTTAAATAGGTTCGTTTATTAGTAGCTTCTTTAATTTTTTTAATTACTAGTTACTTTCTTATGAAAATTTCAGCAAATACATACCCGATGCAATTCACCTTACATCAATTTTATTACTTTCAATATTCAAGTATTTTAAAACGTGTTATAAAATTAATGTATTAGTGTACTTTGAGGTTGTAGATATGTGCCAAAGGCTACTACAAATGTTCCAAGAACGAGGGATTAATTTAGTTATGAGTTTTTTGAAATATAATCAGTTGGTGTGCACCCATATACTTCTTTAAAGCACCGAGTAAAATAGGATGGAGAATTAAAACCGGTTTGATAGGCAATTTCCGAAGAACTATTATCCGATTCTTTTAACATACGGCAAGCTAGTTTCAACCGTTGTGAACGGATAAATGCTGTTGTGCTCATACCGACAATGGAGGTCAGTTTTCGATGCAGTTGGGTACGACTCATATGCATGAGTTTTGAAAATTTTTCGCTGGTAAGTTCAGGGTCTGTAATGTGCTCGTCCAAGACCACCTGCATGCGGTTTAAAAAGTCTGTTTCGGTAGAAGTAATGGCGAGCTCTGGGTTTAGCTCGAATGTTTTGCCGAAATGTTCTTTCAGTTTTTGCCTGCTTTCAATCAGTTTTTCAACTCTTATTTTTAATTTTTCAATACTGAAGGGCTTAGTTATGTAGGCATCGGCTCCCGTTTTAAAACCTTCAATTTCATTTTCTTCACCGACTTTTGCGGTTAATAAGATGATGGGAATATGACTGGTCAGTTTGTCATTTTTCAGGGTGTGACACAGCTCTATTCCGTTGGTTAAGGGCATCATTATATCGCTGATAATCAAATCAGGTAGTTTTTTTTTGGCTTTGTTAATTCCTTTTTCTCCGTTTTCCGCAGTAAAAACTTTATAAACTTTACTTAGGTTGGAAGCAATATAATCTTGAATTTCAAGGTTATCTTCAACGACCAATACAGAATAAGTAGGAGTGTCTTTTTTAAGTGTTTTAATCTGAGTTGCTTCGGTTTCGATACTGCTTTTATCTTTTTTGTAGATTTCACTTTCCGTAAAAGCATTTTTGGTTATGGGTAAGGTGACGCTAAAAGTTATCTCATTAACATCATTTTCAGCAACCGATATAGTGCCTCTATGTAGAGCAACTAACTCTTTTACAAGTGCAAGTCCAACTCCCATCCCTTCTGAAGATGAGTCATTTTGATGAAAACGTTCAAACAGTTGTTTTAAATCGGTTTTTTTAGAATCACTTTTCACGTTACTAACTGAAAGCCATACATTCCCTCCCTTTTCAAAAGCATTAAACTGAATATTCGTATTAGCAGGAGCATACTTTATGGCATTAGACAAAAGGTTTGAAACCGTTTTTTCTATTATATCAGCATCAAACCAAGCTTCTTTTATTTCTTGAATATTAATTTCTATACTTTTTTCTTTACTATTTGCTGTATATTGAAATGCTGCTGTTATTTGATGTAAAAGAACTGAAAGGTCTGCTTTTTTAACGGTTAATTTTACTTCGCCTGAATCGATCAACGATAAATCCAACATTTGGTTTACCAAGCGCATCAACCGGTTGGAATTTTGTTGTATTAAATCAAGATCTTTTTTGTCCTCTGGTCTCAATTTTTGTTTCTTCAATTGGTTTTCCACTGGACCAGAAATCAAGGTTAATGGTGTTCGTATTTCGTGCGAAATATTGGTGTATAGTTTTGTTTTAAACTCGTCCAATTTTTTAAGCCGTTTGGTTTCTTCATGCTCCAACCGTAATTGAGCCTGTACATGCCAACGCCATTTTAAATAAGCATACAGAGCGTACATAAGCAATAAGGCTAAAAGAAAATATATCACCTTGGCAAGGTTTGTAGCATACCAAGGCTTTAAAATAGTAAAGGAATAGGAGGCCGGGTTGTTATTCCAGACTCCATCGTAATTACTTGATATTACTTGAAAAGTATAATCTTCTGGTGGTAGATTGGTGTAATGCGCAGTATTGTTGTTGCCAGATGCAATCCAATCTTCATCATTATTAATAAGTCTGTATTTATATTGATTGCGTTCGGGTTGTGAATAATGCAACGAAGAAAAGTTAAAGGTTAAGGTGTTTTTATTATAAGGTAGTTTTTGGTTAGGAATCATTTTTCTTTCCTCATTAAAAACCTCTAAACCAGTAATAACAGTTTTTGGTTTTTTGGGATTAAAGGTCAACTGGCTGGGTTGAAACCAATTAATGCCTTCCAATCCGCCAAAATAAAGTGTGCCTTTTTCATCTCTGTAATAGGCTCCTGTATTATATTCTAAAGCCTGCAACCCATCATAATTACTGTAGTTTTCAATCGTGGGTCGGTAATTTGCATCGGTATTTATTTTTGTTAATCCTTGGTTGGTGCTCAGCCAAAGATTGTTTTGACCATCTGGCAAAATACCATAGATAACATTATTAGGGAGCCCATCTTTTTTGGTATACGTTTGGACGTTTTTTTCGGCTATGTTATACAATTTCAGACCGTTTCCATTGGTGCCCACCCAAAGCAAGTTTTTGGAATAGTACAAACATTTAATGTTATCTGGGACCGAATTAATTTTAGAAATGGAGTCTTTTGAAATATTCAACCTGTACAATCCATCGTTTTCTGTACCAATCCAGAGTGTGTTGTTGTCACCTTGAGCTACAGTACGAATATTGTTGGTCTGTAAACTTGAATTGGTTACATCATATTTTTTTACAACTCCTTCCGTTTTATCATAAACAACAAGGCCTTGATTGCGGGTGCAAAGCCAAAAGGTGGCTTTATCGCGTTTCAGTATTTTCCAAATGGTAAGATTTTCAGTGCCTTTACAGGTTGTAATTGTATCATCTTCATGTAAGGTTTGTAAACCATTATTTTGATGACCAATTAAAACATTACCGTCGTTCATATAAAGACTCATAACCCTATCGCCGGCTAAATTTGAGTTCTCTTGTGTAAAGGTTTTAAATTTTTTACCGGATAAAGATGCTTTGGTCAAACCTTTTCCTGATGTACCCATCCATATTGTGTTGTTATCCACAACAATCGAACGAATTACATCCACGTGAATATTAGGAGGAGTTTGGTTGTTAGTGAGTACATTGAACTT is part of the Marixanthomonas ophiurae genome and harbors:
- a CDS encoding hybrid sensor histidine kinase/response regulator transcription factor; translated protein: MKSNLTYTYILSLILTLFCVKETLSQQNEVVQKQVSFRELTVKQGLSQNSVVSIAQDSTGFMWFATQDGLNKYNGKKFTHYDRQFEDITRPNFSKLGKIYVDKEGELWIISNTGILEVYLEEEDSFKVASGIKSASVFFQDDKKEYYLGTYGNGLYKINPATKDTIQLLKKEHLSLNSYDIIEWQGTILVSTSKGLLQIKDDNYGFLERELFQNTALSALSIDDKTTLFTGSYGKGLFIKKIKEKTFSHFSGFENYSFPIDLNIQDLLLDNQQRLWVATYGYGAYLIDFKKKYIQHFIANKTDPYALHYNDVLCLYKDFTQTVWLGTDGAGLSFYDENLVKFNVLTNNQTPPNIHVDVIRSIVVDNNTIWMGTSGKGLTKASLSGKKFKTFTQENSNLAGDRVMSLYMNDGNVLIGHQNNGLQTLHEDDTITTCKGTENLTIWKILKRDKATFWLCTRNQGLVVYDKTEGVVKKYDVTNSSLQTNNIRTVAQGDNNTLWIGTENDGLYRLNISKDSISKINSVPDNIKCLYYSKNLLWVGTNGNGLKLYNIAEKNVQTYTKKDGLPNNVIYGILPDGQNNLWLSTNQGLTKINTDANYRPTIENYSNYDGLQALEYNTGAYYRDEKGTLYFGGLEGINWFQPSQLTFNPKKPKTVITGLEVFNEERKMIPNQKLPYNKNTLTFNFSSLHYSQPERNQYKYRLINNDEDWIASGNNNTAHYTNLPPEDYTFQVISSNYDGVWNNNPASYSFTILKPWYATNLAKVIYFLLALLLMYALYAYLKWRWHVQAQLRLEHEETKRLKKLDEFKTKLYTNISHEIRTPLTLISGPVENQLKKQKLRPEDKKDLDLIQQNSNRLMRLVNQMLDLSLIDSGEVKLTVKKADLSVLLHQITAAFQYTANSKEKSIEINIQEIKEAWFDADIIEKTVSNLLSNAIKYAPANTNIQFNAFEKGGNVWLSVSNVKSDSKKTDLKQLFERFHQNDSSSEGMGVGLALVKELVALHRGTISVAENDVNEITFSVTLPITKNAFTESEIYKKDKSSIETEATQIKTLKKDTPTYSVLVVEDNLEIQDYIASNLSKVYKVFTAENGEKGINKAKKKLPDLIISDIMMPLTNGIELCHTLKNDKLTSHIPIILLTAKVGEENEIEGFKTGADAYITKPFSIEKLKIRVEKLIESRQKLKEHFGKTFELNPELAITSTETDFLNRMQVVLDEHITDPELTSEKFSKLMHMSRTQLHRKLTSIVGMSTTAFIRSQRLKLACRMLKESDNSSSEIAYQTGFNSPSYFTRCFKEVYGCTPTDYISKNS